The stretch of DNA CATTTCCAAATCATTTTTATTCATATTCATGACATAACGAGGAGTTTCTAAATTATTCGCCCCCGATGTAGCAAATATGCAACTGTCAATTCGAGACGTAATTAACCAAGGCGTAATCGAAGAGCGAACCACGAAGTTTTCACTGCGAGTAGAATCATTAATAGCCATGCCTGTTGCCATTTTACTCTCGGTATAAGTGCCCTCTACTTTTAAATGCATCAATAATGAACTAAAGTGAATTTCGCCCCAAAATGTGTGTGAACACATTTGCATAATTCGGCCAACCGCTTTTGTTCCAAGCCAAGCAAACAACACAAAAAGAATATTATTTATTTCAGTTATAACAGGCGTAAATAACGCTAGAGTAAACTTCGCTCTAGGCTCAATAATTTCGCTGCTAATGTACTCATAAATAGATAAACCGTTAGCAACGAGAACATAGAGAAGAACAGCTGAAACAAGCATTGCTATTTGAGACGTTAGAGTAAGCAATGACTTTGCTGTTTTATTTTTAACGTCGGACTGCGATAGTTCTGGCTGTGTTTCGATAAGCAACTCGCCATTAAAAGTACCTTTTTTATCACTTTCCTTTATAAGTTCTGGATTAAATTCCTTGTAAACGCGATTAGGAATTTCTTTTACACGGCGATTCGCCAAAATGATATTTTCAATATTTATGAAAATTTCTTTTGGATGAACATTCTCTTGTAGGTTATCTCGGTATTCTGACACCGCTGTTGTTGGTGTTGCCTCTTTCATTCTTTGCAACAACAAAGGCAAAATCAAACCCAATACAATCACAATAGTGATCAAAAATATGGACAAATTCCCCCAAGCGCCAAAAATATTTATTTCGGTAAATTGATTAAAAGTTTCCTGGTATTCAGCAGTAATTAACTTATCTAAATAAAAACCGGTAATGATTGGAATCAAGAAGGACAGACCAATTAAACCAATTACTGAACTTCCGCCAATGTGTCGTGCGTGATAATTTTTACTACTTTCTAGTGCGCTAGCAGATGAGCGCCACGTTCCAATTAAGTATATTAATAGTATCAACGAAAATAGCGGAAGCATCACATATTCAGCTTTTTCGCCGGCAAGACCTGAAATCACAACAAAGGACGCAATTGCATATGCAAATATGGCGGTAAGCGTATTAATTACAACAGAAAAGATTTCTTCAGCCATATTTCTTAGTGGAAAAGGCAAAAAGGTTAACTTGGGGAATACGGAATGAATAAAGCGCGACAACCAACCTTTGGGCTCAACGAATGTTGTGTTCTTGCGACCTAATAACATTGAGTTCAATTCGTTACTTGTGTAAAACACCGCATCTCTTTCTGCCGAAGCTGCATCTTGTTCGGTTCTACTGTAGTTTTGAGAGAGTGAGATTGGTACAGAACGGCCAACAAAGTATTTAAAAAGTTGAAATAAGCCCGCACCAATTGTTCGTAGGCCTGAAGCTGCAATAACAAAACCTAAAACAGCGTAAGTCCAACCAAAAACGATGTCTTGTTTTAAATTATCAGGTACTTGTAGTAAAACATATATACCTAAAAGAGTAATTAATAGGCCAGAAACAGATTTAAACCGACCTTCAATTTTAAAGGGGTTTTTTATCCCTAACGTTTGTGCACCAAAATCATACGCCATAAAAAAGCATCCTTTCATTATTTATATTGATATTTTTGGAGTATCACATACTCGTTTTTTTAATGCTATAAGATTGGAATAATTGATTATTTTTTTCAAAAAAAAAGCACCGAGAAATTAATCTCAGTGCTTCTTTATTTATCGGGTTATTATTTGGGGCAGATTACATCATGCCGCCCATTCCACCCATACCGCCCATACCGCCCATATCAGGCATTGCAGGAGCATCTTTAACCGGTGCATCTGTTACCATTGCTTCTGTTGTGATCATAAGACCTGCAACAGAGGCTGCAAACTGCAACGCGCTACGAGTTACTTTAGTTGGGTCAAGAATACCTTCTTCAACTAAGTCAGCGTATGTGCTGTTTGCCGCGTTGTAACCGTAGTTACCTTCGCCTTCTTTAACCTTGTTAACAACTACAGACGCTTCGTCACCAGAGTTAAACGCGATTTGACGTAATGGAGCTTCCATTGCACGTAGCGCAATTTTAATACCGTGAGTTTGATCTTCATTGTCACCTTGTAGGCCAGCAATTTTAGCTGCTACACGAACTAACGCAGTACCACCACCAGCAACAATACCTTCTTGAACCGCAGCGCGAGTAGCGTGAAGTGCATCATCAACACGGTCTTTCTTCTCTTTCATTTCGATTTCAGTTGCTGCACCCACTTTGATTACCGCAACACCACCAGAAAGTTTTGCTAAACGCTCAAGAAGCTTTTCTTTATCGTAATCAGAGGAAGACTCTTCAATTTGTGCCTTGATTTGTGCAACACGACCATCGATATTTTCTTGTTCGCCCGCGCCATCAATAACCGTTGTATCGTCTTTTGTTATTACAACGCGTTTTGCTGTTCCTAAGTCTTCTAGCTGTGCTTTTTCAAGCTCCATACCAATTTCTTCAGAAATGACAGTCGCGCCCGTTAATACAGCGATGTCTTGCAGCATTGCTTTACGACGGTCACCAAAACCTGGCGCTTTAACCGCTGATACTTTTACAATACCGCGCATGTTGTTCACAACTAACGTTGCTAATGCTTCGCCTTCTAAATCTTCTGCGATAATTAGAAGAGGCTTGCCAGATTTTGCTACACCCTCAAGTGTCGGTAATAATTCACGAATATTAGAGATTTTCTTATCAACCAACAAAATAAACGGATTGTCTAATTCAACCGTCCCGTTTTCTTGGTTTGTAATGAAGTACGGTGATAAGTAACCACGGTCAAACTGCATACCTTCAACAACGTCTAATTCAGTTTCTAAAGCTTGACCTTCTTCAACTGTAATTACCCCTTCTTGGCCAACACGTTCCATTGCTTTAGCAATGATATCGCCAATTTCGCTGTCAGAGTTTGCAGAGATAGTACCTACTTGAGCTATCGCCTTAGAATCAGAACAAGGAACTGATAGTTCTTTAAGCTCTTCAATTGCAGCTTTAACCGCTTTGTCGATACCACGTTTTAAGTCCATTGGGTTCATATCGGCAGCAACGGCTTTAATACCTTCATTGATAATTGCTTGAGCTAATACTGTCGCGGTTGTTGTACCGTCACCGGCTTCGTCATTCGCTTTAGAAGCAACTTCTTTAACCATCTGTGCGCCCATGTTTTCAAACTTGTCTTCAAGTTCAATTTCTTTGGCTACAGAAACACCATCTTTAGTGATTGAAGGACCGCCGAATGACTTGTCCAACACAACGTTACGACCTTTAGGACCTAATGTTACTTTTACTGCGTCGGCTAATACGTTAACGCCCACTAACATTTTTTTGCGAGCGTCGTTACCAAATTTTACGTCTTTTGCTGCCATAATCTTAAATTCCTATTCTTTAATCAGTGTTTTGATAATAAGTGTTCGAAAATAAATAATCGAAAGATGAGATTATTCTACGATTGCTAAGATGTCTGATTCAGACATAATCAATACTTCTTCGCCATCAAGCTTTTCAGTTTTAACGCCGTAGCCGTCATTAAAGATAACTGTGTCGCCAACTTTCACATCTAAAGGACGAACGTCACCGTTTTCTAAAATACGACCGTTACCAACAGCGATAACTTCACCGCGAGTTGATTTTTCAGCAGCAGATCCTGTAAGTACAATACCGCCAGCTGATTTTGTTTCTTGCTCACTGCGTTTAACAATTAAACGATCATGTAGAGGACGAATGCTCATTGGTCATTATCTCCAAGTTTTATGGTTGTAATAAGTTTCGCGAAGCTTGTTTTTTAACTGAGTCTTACACGAAACGAACTAAAAATTCGTTAGTGGCAGATATATGAGGGTGGGTTTATAAAATCCAAGTGAAAAAGTAAAAAAATTGTGAACAAATTAACAAGAAATATCGATAACGAGGAATTATTTATTTTTTGGATCTTTTATTGCTTCGATAAGCTGTGATACATCATATCTCCCGCATGCTTCAAAGACCTCAACTGTTTCCAG from Psychrosphaera aestuarii encodes:
- the groL gene encoding chaperonin GroEL (60 kDa chaperone family; promotes refolding of misfolded polypeptides especially under stressful conditions; forms two stacked rings of heptamers to form a barrel-shaped 14mer; ends can be capped by GroES; misfolded proteins enter the barrel where they are refolded when GroES binds), yielding MAAKDVKFGNDARKKMLVGVNVLADAVKVTLGPKGRNVVLDKSFGGPSITKDGVSVAKEIELEDKFENMGAQMVKEVASKANDEAGDGTTTATVLAQAIINEGIKAVAADMNPMDLKRGIDKAVKAAIEELKELSVPCSDSKAIAQVGTISANSDSEIGDIIAKAMERVGQEGVITVEEGQALETELDVVEGMQFDRGYLSPYFITNQENGTVELDNPFILLVDKKISNIRELLPTLEGVAKSGKPLLIIAEDLEGEALATLVVNNMRGIVKVSAVKAPGFGDRRKAMLQDIAVLTGATVISEEIGMELEKAQLEDLGTAKRVVITKDDTTVIDGAGEQENIDGRVAQIKAQIEESSSDYDKEKLLERLAKLSGGVAVIKVGAATEIEMKEKKDRVDDALHATRAAVQEGIVAGGGTALVRVAAKIAGLQGDNEDQTHGIKIALRAMEAPLRQIAFNSGDEASVVVNKVKEGEGNYGYNAANSTYADLVEEGILDPTKVTRSALQFAASVAGLMITTEAMVTDAPVKDAPAMPDMGGMGGMGGMGGMM
- a CDS encoding co-chaperone GroES, whose amino-acid sequence is MSIRPLHDRLIVKRSEQETKSAGGIVLTGSAAEKSTRGEVIAVGNGRILENGDVRPLDVKVGDTVIFNDGYGVKTEKLDGEEVLIMSESDILAIVE